Proteins from one Telopea speciosissima isolate NSW1024214 ecotype Mountain lineage chromosome 1, Tspe_v1, whole genome shotgun sequence genomic window:
- the LOC122644047 gene encoding AT-hook motif nuclear-localized protein 24-like: MDQVTASAHGHSLPPPFHTRNLHLHHPHPHLQQQQQQQHQYHHQQQQQQNSEDENSGSSGLNKGKKRDRADSNGNNNDDNNNEGREMVLSTGVGGGEGEMTRRPRGRPAGSKNKPKPPIIITRDSANALRSHVIEIANGCDIGESVATFARRRQRGVCILSGSGTVTNVTLRQPAAPGAVVTLHGRFEILSLSGSFLPPPAPPAATGLTIYLAGGQGQVVGGGVVGALLASGPVVIMAASFGNAAYERLPLEDEETPIPMPDGLESGMIDQQQQQQQQQQLMPDPNTPLFHGLPPNLLNPSQLPAEAYWATGRPPY, encoded by the coding sequence atggatCAAGTAACAGCATCAGCACATGGCCATTCACTTCCCCCTCCTTTCCATACTAGAAATCTCCATCTACACCATCCCCATCCTCACcttcagcaacaacaacaacaacagcaccaataccaccaccaacaacaacaacaacaaaattccGAAGACGAAAACAGCGGCAGCAGCGGCTTAAACAAAGGTAAGAAACGCGATCGCGCTGACAGTAATGGCAACAACAACGATGACAACAACAATGAAGGAAGAGAAATGGTCCTTAGTACTGGAGTAGGAGGTGGAGAAGGAGAGATGACTAGAAGACCTCGAGGTAGACCTGCAGGTTCCAAGAACAAACCTAAACCCCCAATCATCATAACTCGTGACAGTGCAAATGCTCTCAGAAGCCATGTGATTGAGATTGCCAACGGTTGCGATATCGGCGAAAGCGTCGCCACATTCGCCCGCCGCCGTCAGCGAGGTGTCTGTATTCTAAGTGGTAGTGGTACTGTTACTAATGTCACTCTCCGGCAACCGGCTGCACCAGGTGCAGTTGTAACATTACATGGTCGATTTGAAATCTTATCTCTTTCTGGTTCTTTTCtgccaccaccagcaccaccagcAGCAACTGGATTGACTATATATCTAGCAGGTGGACAGGGTCAGGTAGTCGGCGGTGGCGTTGTCGGCGCACTTTTGGCATCGGGACCGGTTGTAATTATGGCGGCGTCATTCGGTAATGCCGCGTATGAACGGCTGCCGCTCGAAGATGAGGAGACACCGATTCCAATGCCGGACGGCCTTGAATCGGGAATGATAGatcaacaacaacagcagcagcagcaacagcaattAATGCCAGACCCAAACACAcctctttttcatggtttaccACCCAACCTTCTCAATCCAAGTCAATTACCAGCTGAGGCTTATTGGGCAACTGGTCGTCCTCCTTATTAA